One segment of Physeter macrocephalus isolate SW-GA chromosome 3, ASM283717v5, whole genome shotgun sequence DNA contains the following:
- the MANEAL gene encoding glycoprotein endo-alpha-1,2-mannosidase-like protein isoform X1, with protein sequence MARRRRRACIALFLVLLFAFGTLMGLRTLKAPDGLPALGPGLELAPFERRPEGAPGPAARAPAAPAAPPPPPPPPRTAGPGSSLGPAPAEAEPAPGQSLRVYSDLHAFYYSWYGSPRREGHYIHWDHVMVPHWDPKISASYPRGRHSPPEDLGSSFYPELGPYSSRDPDVLREHMTQLKEAAIGVLVLSWYPPGMADDNGEPSDDLVPAILDAAHQYNIQVAFHIQPYKGRDDITLHDNVKYIIDTYGSHGAFYRYKNSMGKSLPLFYIYDSYLTSPEAWAHLLTPNGPHSIRNTPYDGVFIALLVEEGHTHDILAAGFDGMYTYFASNGFSFGSSHQNWKAVKNFCDANNLMFIPSVGPGYIDTSIRPWNNHNTRNRVNGKYYETALQAALTVRPEIVSITSFNEWHEGTQIEKAIPKKTPTRLYLDYLPHQPSLYLELTRRWAEHFSKEKEQWLM encoded by the exons ATGGCCCGGCGGCGGCGCCGCGCCTGCATCGCGCTGTTCTTGGTGCTGCTTTTCGCCTTCGGCACTCTCATGGGCCTGCGCACGCTCAAGGCTCCGGACGGACTCCCGGCGCTGGGCCCCGGCCTGGAGCTGGCTCCCTTTGAGCGACGCCCCGAGGGGGCCCCCGGGCCGGCCGCCCGGGCCCCGGCCGCCcccgccgcgccgccgccgccgccgccgcctccccgcACCGCGGGCCCGGGCAGCTCCCTGGGGCCGGCCCCAGCGGAGGCCGAGCCCGCCCCCGGGCAGAGTCTGCGCGTCTACTCGGACCTGCACGCCTTCTACTACTCGTGGTACGGGAGCCCGCGGCGCGAGGGCCACTACATTCACTGGGACCACGTCATGGTGCCGCACTGGGACCCCAAGATCTCGGCCAGCTACCCCCGCGGCCGCCACAGCCCCCCCGAAGACTTGGGCTCCAGCTTCTACCCGGAGCTGGGGCCCTACAGCTCCCGGGACCCCGACGTGCTGCGGGAGCACATGACCCAGCTGAAGGAAGCCGCCATCG GCGTCCTGGTCCTGTCCTGGTACCCACCTGGCATGGCTGATGATAATGGGGAACCCTCAGATGACCTGGTGCCCGCCATTCTGGACGCTGCCCATCAGTACAACATCCAG GTGGCCTTCCACATCCAACCCTACAAGGGCCGAGATGACATCACTCTGCATGACAACGTCAAGTACATCATTGACAC GTATGGCTCCCATGGTGCATTTTACCGCTATAAGAACAGCATGGGTAAGAGCCTCCCACTCTTTTATATCTATGACTCCTACCTGACATCCCCTGAGGCCTGGGCCCACCTCCTGACACCGAACGGGCCCCACTCAATCCGCAACACTCCCTACGATGGTGTCTTCATAGCACTGCTGGTGGAGGAGGGCCACACCCATGACATCCTGGCCGCCGGATTTGATGGCATGTACACCTACTTTGCCTCCAATGGTTTCTCCTTCGGCTCCTCCCATCAGAACTGGAAAGCTGTGAAGAACTTTTGCGATGCCAACAACCTCATGTTCATTCCCAGCGTGGGGCCTGGCTACATTGACACCAGCATCCGGCCCTGGAACAACCACAATACGCGGAACAGGGTCAACGGCAAGTACTATGAGACGGCCCTGCAGGCAGCCCTGACCGTGAGGCCCGAGATCGTCTCCATCACCTCTTTCAATGAGTGGCACGAGGGCACCCAGATTGAGAAGGCCATTCCCAAGAAGACGCCGACTCGGCTGTATTTGGACTACCTGCCTCATCAGCCCAGCCTGTACCTAGAGCTGACGCGCCGCTGGGCGGAGCACTTCAGCAAAGAGAAGGAGCAGTGGCTGATGTGA
- the MANEAL gene encoding glycoprotein endo-alpha-1,2-mannosidase-like protein isoform X2: protein MIMGNPQMTWCPPFWTLPISTTSRYGSHGAFYRYKNSMGKSLPLFYIYDSYLTSPEAWAHLLTPNGPHSIRNTPYDGVFIALLVEEGHTHDILAAGFDGMYTYFASNGFSFGSSHQNWKAVKNFCDANNLMFIPSVGPGYIDTSIRPWNNHNTRNRVNGKYYETALQAALTVRPEIVSITSFNEWHEGTQIEKAIPKKTPTRLYLDYLPHQPSLYLELTRRWAEHFSKEKEQWLM from the exons ATGATAATGGGGAACCCTCAGATGACCTGGTGCCCGCCATTCTGGACGCTGCCCATCAGTACAACATCCAG GTATGGCTCCCATGGTGCATTTTACCGCTATAAGAACAGCATGGGTAAGAGCCTCCCACTCTTTTATATCTATGACTCCTACCTGACATCCCCTGAGGCCTGGGCCCACCTCCTGACACCGAACGGGCCCCACTCAATCCGCAACACTCCCTACGATGGTGTCTTCATAGCACTGCTGGTGGAGGAGGGCCACACCCATGACATCCTGGCCGCCGGATTTGATGGCATGTACACCTACTTTGCCTCCAATGGTTTCTCCTTCGGCTCCTCCCATCAGAACTGGAAAGCTGTGAAGAACTTTTGCGATGCCAACAACCTCATGTTCATTCCCAGCGTGGGGCCTGGCTACATTGACACCAGCATCCGGCCCTGGAACAACCACAATACGCGGAACAGGGTCAACGGCAAGTACTATGAGACGGCCCTGCAGGCAGCCCTGACCGTGAGGCCCGAGATCGTCTCCATCACCTCTTTCAATGAGTGGCACGAGGGCACCCAGATTGAGAAGGCCATTCCCAAGAAGACGCCGACTCGGCTGTATTTGGACTACCTGCCTCATCAGCCCAGCCTGTACCTAGAGCTGACGCGCCGCTGGGCGGAGCACTTCAGCAAAGAGAAGGAGCAGTGGCTGATGTGA